The following coding sequences lie in one Alicyclobacillus curvatus genomic window:
- a CDS encoding aminotransferase class I/II-fold pyridoxal phosphate-dependent enzyme produces MSSNTNPVKSLHPCGNPLTPIRKVCILSDITTHSLNEGSTTKSGWSSAGAWPSRERLQLKLETRLAQAGNRQDTQTGAISVPVHHSTTYAHPRYGESTGFDYSRMGNPTRQVLEETIAHLEGGTAGFAFASGMAAIHCVCQLFEAGDHVIVSNDLYGGTYRLLEQILRPLGITASYVDTADITAVESAIESTSRGLLIETPTNPTMQITDIAACVELAHQHGLTVIVDNTFMTPVYQRPLLLGADIVVHSATKFLGGHNDVLAGLVVTGRQELAERICFYQNAIGAVLGPQDSWLLLRGIKTLALRMERHESNARELADWLAMHPLIGRVYYPGLPAHRGRAVQEKQATGFGGIISFEVMDEAQVPRVLDNVRVITFAESLGGVESLITFPAVQTHAEIPEDVREAIGVTKRLLRLSVGIEHIDDLQADLQQALAIAAK; encoded by the coding sequence ATGTCGTCGAACACGAATCCTGTCAAAAGCCTGCATCCTTGCGGAAATCCCTTGACTCCTATCCGAAAAGTGTGTATTTTGTCCGACATAACGACTCACTCGCTCAACGAAGGATCTACAACGAAGTCGGGATGGAGTTCGGCCGGAGCTTGGCCATCAAGGGAGAGGCTGCAATTGAAACTGGAAACGAGGCTTGCTCAGGCGGGCAACCGTCAGGACACCCAAACCGGTGCAATATCTGTCCCGGTCCATCACTCCACTACCTACGCGCACCCGCGGTACGGTGAGAGTACCGGATTTGACTATTCGCGCATGGGTAATCCAACACGGCAGGTGTTAGAGGAGACCATCGCGCATCTCGAGGGCGGCACTGCAGGATTTGCCTTTGCATCCGGCATGGCTGCCATCCATTGTGTCTGCCAACTGTTTGAGGCGGGTGACCATGTCATTGTGTCGAACGACTTGTACGGCGGAACTTACCGTCTTTTGGAGCAAATTCTGCGTCCGCTCGGAATCACGGCGTCGTATGTCGATACAGCAGACATAACGGCTGTCGAATCGGCGATAGAGAGCACTTCTCGCGGACTGTTGATAGAAACCCCAACCAATCCAACCATGCAAATCACGGATATTGCCGCGTGTGTCGAGCTTGCTCATCAGCATGGCCTGACGGTGATAGTGGACAATACGTTTATGACCCCGGTCTACCAACGCCCGCTCCTGCTCGGTGCGGACATTGTGGTTCATTCCGCAACGAAGTTTCTTGGTGGACACAACGATGTGCTAGCTGGGCTCGTTGTCACGGGACGTCAAGAACTTGCAGAGCGCATCTGCTTCTATCAAAATGCGATTGGTGCTGTCCTTGGCCCGCAGGACTCGTGGTTGCTGCTTCGCGGTATCAAGACGCTGGCTCTGCGGATGGAACGGCACGAGTCGAACGCCCGTGAACTTGCCGATTGGTTGGCCATGCACCCGCTGATTGGGAGAGTGTACTACCCAGGTTTGCCTGCGCATCGCGGCAGGGCCGTACAAGAGAAACAGGCGACCGGATTTGGCGGCATCATCTCTTTTGAAGTGATGGATGAGGCGCAAGTTCCTCGTGTTCTCGACAATGTGCGAGTGATTACATTTGCGGAAAGCCTAGGCGGAGTGGAGTCGCTCATCACGTTCCCTGCGGTTCAAACGCATGCTGAAATACCAGAGGATGTACGAGAAGCCATCGGTGTCACAAAGCGCTTGTTGAGATTGTCCGTCGGCATTGAGCACATTGACGATCTTCAAGCCGACCTGCAGCAGGCACTGGCCATTGCCGCAAAATAG
- the deoD gene encoding purine-nucleoside phosphorylase, with translation MSVHIAAKDGEIADAILLPGDPLRAKYIAETFLENPRCYNEVRGMLGYTGEYQGKRVSVQGTGMGVPSISIYANELMQSYGVRSLIRVGTCGAYQMDIKVRDVVLAMTASTDSAVNRVRFPHFDFAPAANFDLLHRAYQYAVSKDMRVHVGPVFTSDSFYRDDEDSVKKLTEYGTLVVEMETAALYTLAAKYKARALSILTVSDHMVTGEETTAAERQSSFADMIEVALNVATAG, from the coding sequence ATGAGTGTACACATTGCCGCAAAAGACGGGGAAATTGCTGATGCGATTTTACTCCCGGGGGACCCCCTGCGCGCCAAATATATCGCAGAAACGTTCCTTGAGAATCCCCGGTGTTACAACGAAGTGCGCGGTATGCTGGGATACACGGGCGAGTACCAGGGTAAGCGTGTCTCGGTGCAGGGCACAGGAATGGGCGTTCCGTCCATCTCCATTTACGCCAATGAACTGATGCAGAGTTACGGAGTACGTTCTCTGATTCGCGTCGGGACGTGCGGAGCTTATCAGATGGATATCAAAGTGCGCGATGTCGTTCTGGCGATGACCGCTTCAACAGATTCGGCCGTGAACCGGGTTCGTTTTCCGCACTTCGATTTTGCCCCTGCAGCCAATTTTGACCTGCTGCACCGGGCTTACCAATACGCTGTTTCGAAGGACATGAGGGTCCACGTTGGCCCCGTCTTTACCAGCGACTCATTTTATCGAGATGACGAAGACAGTGTAAAGAAGCTTACAGAGTACGGAACCCTTGTTGTCGAGATGGAAACGGCCGCCCTGTACACTTTGGCCGCCAAATACAAGGCACGGGCTCTGTCGATTCTTACTGTCAGCGACCACATGGTGACCGGCGAAGAGACAACGGCAGCAGAGCGCCAGAGTTCATTCGCGGATATGATTGAAGTTGCCCTTAATGTTGCTACAGCAGGATGA
- the ppc gene encoding phosphoenolpyruvate carboxylase: MSEREVTEAALHRDIRILGNILGEVIVELCGLEVFNHVEDLRSLSKSLRQAPSDELQQAFETRVSSISAEQRPYVIRAFALYFELINLAEQHHRIRRKREYERSEKKVPQRGSIESAMRTFKERGIDAHHLQQIVESLGVELVLTAHPTEATRRSILDKHQRIASLLERLDDVLLSNRAARTIEREIRAEVVSIWQTSPIRDKRITVLGEVRNGLYFLDSILFDILPEVHLHLEEELSKAYPEHEFKVPSFLRFGSWMGGDRDGNPNVTADVTWQTLLIHFELAQNKYRERLVTMSLDLSQSYSLAGASTELIDSLGCGTEIPSEPYRAKLDQMLARLEASKAELDFAAAPREGTPSDVGLAPAGSATANVDLALTGGQVAKDAHKPYANAKELLSDLYMIDRSLREHHGAGVADAKVRPLIQQVELFGFHMATLDIRQHSAVHESTVAELLDAARIRSDYIDMSESERIELLTKLIVDPRPVWSRFYHLSATATETLKVFDTIKRGKDRLGEECIQTYLISMTQGVSDLLEVLFLAKEAGLVRVENQLIVDSRLNVAPLFETIDDLRRAPEMVEMLLTNPTFRSQVAAHGNLQEIMLGYSDSNKDGGVLTANWELYKAQKAMYKIANTYGVRLKFFHGRGGALGRGGGPVERSILAQPPEALLGKVKITEQGEVISQRYSHRGLAERSLESAVAAVLSGSLNVQTPSMQRTETMWSNIMEQMSEASYQCYNGFIYGTEDFLTYFQQATPIGEIGALNIGSRPAKRKNSPRIEDLRAIPWVFSWTQTRHLLPAWFGFGTAVESYMVKDTESGSDKERQQRMHTLREMNKKWPFFRALVDNLQMALAKTDLTIASAYLNLVRDRDLAKRVFAVIEAEFERTRKWVLEITEQTELLDNSPVIKESIRLRNPYVDPLSYFQVALLKELRDLRPDDDSHAETLQAVLWTIKGIASGLRNTG, translated from the coding sequence ATGTCAGAACGAGAGGTAACGGAAGCTGCTTTGCACAGAGATATCAGAATCCTCGGCAATATCCTCGGAGAAGTGATTGTAGAGTTATGCGGTCTCGAGGTGTTCAATCACGTTGAAGACCTGCGTTCGCTCTCGAAGTCCTTGCGCCAGGCCCCTTCAGATGAACTGCAACAAGCGTTTGAAACCCGCGTGAGTTCCATCTCGGCGGAGCAGCGGCCATACGTCATTCGGGCTTTTGCTTTGTATTTTGAACTCATCAACCTTGCGGAGCAGCACCATCGCATTCGTCGCAAGCGTGAATATGAGCGCAGTGAGAAGAAGGTTCCTCAACGCGGGTCGATTGAAAGTGCCATGCGCACGTTTAAGGAGCGCGGCATTGATGCGCATCACCTGCAACAAATTGTCGAATCCCTTGGTGTCGAATTGGTGTTGACGGCGCATCCAACGGAAGCGACACGACGCAGCATCCTCGACAAACACCAACGCATCGCCAGTCTCCTTGAACGCCTTGACGATGTGCTGCTGTCGAACCGCGCCGCGCGAACCATTGAGCGTGAGATTCGGGCTGAAGTCGTCAGCATCTGGCAGACGAGTCCGATTCGCGACAAGCGCATCACCGTGCTTGGCGAAGTGCGAAACGGGCTTTATTTCCTCGACAGCATTTTGTTTGACATCCTGCCTGAAGTTCACCTGCATTTGGAAGAGGAGTTGTCAAAAGCTTACCCAGAGCATGAATTTAAGGTTCCGAGCTTTCTCCGCTTTGGCTCTTGGATGGGCGGAGACAGAGACGGCAACCCCAACGTCACTGCAGACGTTACGTGGCAGACACTCCTCATTCACTTTGAACTTGCGCAGAACAAATACCGGGAGCGGCTCGTGACCATGTCACTCGACCTGAGCCAGTCGTATTCGCTAGCCGGGGCAAGTACTGAATTGATAGATTCCCTTGGCTGTGGAACAGAGATTCCATCTGAACCGTACCGCGCAAAGCTCGACCAGATGCTGGCACGGCTCGAAGCCTCAAAGGCAGAACTTGATTTTGCCGCAGCTCCAAGAGAGGGAACGCCGTCTGATGTGGGTCTCGCGCCTGCAGGCTCTGCCACCGCAAACGTCGACCTCGCGCTAACCGGGGGCCAAGTGGCGAAAGATGCACACAAACCGTATGCGAACGCGAAAGAACTGCTTTCTGACCTTTATATGATTGACCGCTCTCTGCGCGAGCACCACGGGGCAGGCGTCGCAGACGCCAAGGTCCGACCCCTCATCCAGCAAGTGGAATTGTTTGGGTTCCACATGGCAACGCTCGACATTCGTCAACACAGCGCTGTACACGAGTCGACCGTCGCGGAATTGCTCGACGCTGCTCGAATCCGTTCTGATTACATCGACATGTCAGAGTCGGAACGCATCGAATTGTTGACAAAACTGATTGTCGATCCCCGTCCGGTGTGGAGCCGCTTCTACCACCTCTCCGCCACCGCGACAGAGACCTTGAAAGTGTTTGACACCATCAAGCGCGGCAAAGACCGCCTCGGTGAAGAGTGCATTCAAACCTATCTGATTTCCATGACGCAAGGTGTCAGTGACCTGCTTGAAGTGTTGTTTTTAGCAAAGGAAGCGGGCCTTGTACGCGTCGAGAATCAGTTGATTGTGGACAGCCGATTGAACGTCGCACCGTTGTTCGAGACGATTGACGACCTGCGGCGGGCGCCGGAAATGGTGGAAATGCTTCTTACAAATCCTACTTTCCGCAGCCAGGTAGCGGCGCACGGCAACCTGCAGGAGATTATGCTCGGCTATTCGGACAGCAACAAGGACGGCGGTGTGCTTACCGCCAACTGGGAGCTATACAAGGCGCAAAAGGCAATGTACAAGATTGCGAACACGTATGGTGTGCGGCTCAAGTTCTTCCACGGCAGAGGCGGTGCTCTCGGCCGCGGGGGTGGACCGGTTGAACGCAGTATTCTTGCGCAGCCACCCGAGGCCTTACTTGGGAAGGTGAAGATTACAGAGCAAGGAGAGGTCATCTCTCAGCGCTACAGCCATCGAGGACTTGCAGAGCGGTCGCTCGAGTCGGCAGTGGCGGCGGTGCTGAGCGGATCGTTAAACGTGCAGACGCCGTCAATGCAACGCACGGAAACGATGTGGTCGAACATCATGGAGCAGATGTCAGAGGCGTCGTATCAGTGCTATAACGGGTTTATTTACGGCACAGAGGACTTCTTGACCTACTTCCAGCAGGCGACGCCGATTGGGGAAATCGGTGCGCTAAACATCGGATCGCGCCCGGCAAAGCGCAAGAACTCTCCGCGCATTGAGGATTTGCGCGCGATTCCGTGGGTGTTTTCCTGGACGCAGACACGCCATCTGTTGCCAGCCTGGTTTGGGTTTGGGACCGCCGTGGAGTCTTACATGGTCAAAGACACGGAGAGCGGCTCCGACAAGGAGCGTCAGCAGCGCATGCACACACTGCGGGAGATGAACAAGAAGTGGCCGTTCTTCCGGGCACTCGTTGACAACCTGCAGATGGCGTTGGCCAAGACAGACCTGACGATTGCTTCCGCTTATCTCAATTTGGTCCGTGACCGCGACCTCGCGAAGCGGGTGTTTGCCGTGATTGAGGCAGAGTTTGAGCGAACCCGCAAATGGGTGCTGGAAATTACCGAGCAAACGGAGCTGCTCGACAACAGTCCGGTCATCAAAGAATCCATTCGACTGCGAAATCCCTATGTCGATCCGCTCTCTTACTTCCAAGTGGCCCTGCTCAAAGAACTGCGCGACCTTCGTCCTGACGACGACAGTCACGCAGAGACTTTGCAGGCGGTACTGTGGACGATTAAGGGCATCGCCTCGGGGCTGCGCAATACGGGTTGA
- a CDS encoding ABC transporter ATP-binding protein produces the protein MIVDLRDVSWRQQGRTIVSELNWRIEPGQHWALIGPNGSGKTSLLNMILGYQWPTKGQISVLGQRYGACDMQAVRKSIAYVSSSLGARFHASHGEDRARDVVKSGKHAAIGVSYHRFSDEDEQRAQDLLDSFGCLELADRPFHQLSQGEQQKVLLARAWMGDPELIILDEPCTGLDVGSRENLLGAIGALAARGDKETLRLATGTEGTSVLFENGRDAALMPTMIYVTHHVEEVLPVFTHALVLKSGQCLAAGAKETVLTDENLTSAFEVPCRIVWASGRPWLTVV, from the coding sequence GTGATTGTAGACTTGAGGGATGTATCCTGGCGCCAACAAGGGAGGACGATTGTTTCCGAACTGAACTGGCGCATTGAACCAGGGCAGCACTGGGCATTGATTGGACCGAACGGTTCCGGGAAGACAAGTCTTTTGAATATGATTTTGGGTTACCAGTGGCCAACGAAGGGCCAGATTTCTGTACTGGGACAGCGATACGGTGCTTGCGATATGCAGGCCGTTCGCAAGTCCATCGCTTACGTCAGCTCTTCCCTCGGGGCCAGGTTCCACGCTTCCCACGGCGAGGACAGAGCACGGGACGTCGTCAAGAGTGGCAAGCATGCTGCGATTGGCGTGAGCTATCATCGATTTAGCGATGAAGACGAACAACGTGCGCAAGACCTGCTCGACAGCTTTGGCTGCCTGGAGCTGGCGGATAGACCGTTTCACCAGCTATCCCAAGGTGAGCAACAGAAGGTCTTACTTGCGCGTGCCTGGATGGGTGACCCCGAGCTTATCATCCTCGACGAACCGTGTACGGGGCTTGACGTAGGCAGTCGCGAGAATTTGCTTGGAGCGATTGGGGCCCTCGCGGCACGAGGTGACAAGGAGACACTCCGCTTGGCAACGGGTACAGAAGGCACGAGCGTTCTCTTCGAAAACGGGCGGGACGCCGCCCTCATGCCGACGATGATTTATGTCACGCACCACGTAGAAGAGGTGCTGCCTGTGTTTACGCATGCACTCGTCTTAAAGTCTGGCCAGTGCTTGGCGGCGGGTGCGAAGGAAACGGTATTAACCGATGAGAACCTCACCAGCGCTTTTGAGGTGCCGTGTCGCATCGTGTGGGCAAGCGGGCGCCCCTGGCTGACGGTGGTGTAA
- a CDS encoding carbon monoxide dehydrogenase subunit G, with protein MRLEGNKAFPTSPTATDDLITNPDAISRAMPGLKELRLVSENAYEARMEVGVAGIKGVYDGSLEMADIAPGESYRLLVKGEGPMGFMDADVSISLAAAEDGGTSVSYAGDAKVGGTVAGVGQRMLSGVAKLIINQFFNALVKEAKSIAKEGQ; from the coding sequence ATGCGGCTGGAAGGAAACAAGGCGTTCCCAACATCGCCGACTGCAACTGATGACCTCATTACAAATCCGGACGCAATTTCCCGGGCGATGCCAGGGCTAAAAGAATTACGATTGGTCTCCGAGAACGCCTATGAGGCTCGCATGGAAGTGGGTGTCGCGGGGATTAAGGGAGTGTACGACGGAAGCCTTGAGATGGCGGATATCGCACCTGGCGAGTCCTACAGGCTGTTGGTGAAAGGGGAGGGCCCGATGGGTTTCATGGACGCAGATGTCTCCATTTCACTGGCAGCAGCGGAAGATGGCGGGACCAGCGTATCCTACGCCGGAGATGCAAAAGTCGGCGGAACGGTTGCAGGTGTGGGCCAGCGAATGCTCTCCGGTGTTGCGAAACTCATCATCAACCAGTTCTTCAACGCCCTTGTCAAGGAAGCGAAAAGCATCGCTAAGGAAGGGCAATAG
- a CDS encoding MoxR family ATPase, with product MVSLACAMQRPILLEGPAGVGKTSLAAALAKVLQRQLVRLQCYEGITATEALYEWNYHKQFASLTIDKSADVFTAEYLLERPLMRTLGRPSVLLIDEIDRADEGFEALLLEFLGEYTISVPEWKTVTGETPPIVLLTSNRTRPLSDALRRRCLFYRFDWPEESQESEIVLQHVRELAAQEVEPVVRAVRKMRTWNLIKAPGVAESIDWAQALSLEPTSWSLEWARETIGCVIKDVLDMEVVMKRLSEIFSGET from the coding sequence ATGGTGTCGCTTGCTTGTGCCATGCAACGGCCGATTTTGCTCGAGGGACCGGCGGGTGTCGGAAAGACCTCACTGGCAGCGGCACTCGCAAAGGTGTTGCAGCGCCAACTCGTCCGGCTGCAGTGTTATGAAGGCATCACCGCTACAGAGGCGCTCTATGAATGGAATTACCATAAGCAGTTTGCGTCTCTTACAATTGATAAATCTGCCGACGTGTTTACAGCGGAATATCTGCTCGAACGTCCTTTGATGCGGACGCTAGGGCGTCCGTCGGTGCTTCTCATCGATGAAATTGACCGTGCAGATGAAGGATTTGAAGCATTGTTGCTCGAATTTTTAGGAGAGTACACGATTTCAGTTCCGGAATGGAAAACGGTTACAGGCGAAACCCCGCCGATTGTCCTTCTGACCTCAAACCGCACTCGCCCGCTGAGTGACGCTCTGCGGCGAAGATGTCTCTTCTACCGGTTTGACTGGCCGGAGGAATCCCAAGAATCCGAAATTGTCTTACAGCATGTCCGAGAACTGGCAGCACAAGAAGTTGAACCCGTGGTTCGGGCTGTGCGCAAGATGCGGACGTGGAATCTCATTAAAGCGCCCGGTGTTGCTGAGTCCATTGACTGGGCACAGGCACTGTCCTTGGAGCCCACATCCTGGTCCCTAGAGTGGGCGAGGGAGACCATTGGGTGCGTCATCAAAGACGTTCTCGACATGGAGGTGGTGATGAAGCGTCTGTCGGAGATATTCTCTGGCGAGACCTGA
- a CDS encoding VWA domain-containing protein, producing the protein MPAWTKRIEGKSSLVHLVQSRTRSTVRMRTSPDWKKTVRLWQRLGHVSPEYVPQACYYVPGRVAVLWDVSGSMSESIDLYLPWLYTLSRKWKRLGVFPFATRMVDITEALYAPYPVLCAYLAEVEHVFAGGTNIGSVLSEWVKDYGSRWLRSDTLLVIISDGWDVGVADDVKEALHTIRAHDTRVVWVNPWMGTPGFEPKTRTLQAALPFLEKMVPGGSVASLLALANE; encoded by the coding sequence TTGCCTGCATGGACAAAGCGCATTGAGGGCAAATCCTCACTCGTTCATCTGGTCCAGAGTCGGACCAGAAGCACTGTACGCATGCGGACATCGCCAGATTGGAAGAAGACCGTGCGCCTCTGGCAGCGCCTCGGGCACGTGTCCCCCGAGTATGTGCCGCAGGCCTGCTATTACGTACCAGGTCGGGTGGCTGTGTTGTGGGACGTATCGGGATCGATGTCGGAGTCCATAGACCTGTACCTGCCGTGGCTGTACACGCTTTCGCGCAAGTGGAAACGTCTTGGTGTGTTTCCGTTTGCGACGCGTATGGTCGACATCACGGAGGCACTCTATGCGCCATACCCCGTGCTGTGCGCCTATTTGGCAGAGGTGGAACACGTCTTTGCCGGCGGAACGAACATTGGCTCTGTGCTTTCTGAGTGGGTGAAAGACTATGGCAGCCGCTGGCTTCGAAGCGACACACTGCTCGTCATTATCAGCGATGGCTGGGACGTGGGGGTCGCCGACGACGTGAAAGAGGCACTCCACACCATTCGTGCCCATGATACGCGCGTTGTGTGGGTGAACCCGTGGATGGGTACCCCTGGGTTTGAACCGAAAACGAGAACCTTGCAGGCCGCTCTTCCGTTCCTGGAAAAGATGGTGCCAGGCGGGAGCGTTGCAAGTCTACTTGCCCTTGCGAACGAATAA
- a CDS encoding FAD binding domain-containing protein, protein MKPAVFQYLRPQSLEEALSMLRDHDAKVLAGGQSLIPLMNFRLSRPETIVDISHLNELASISAAEGTVRIGGLVRHQELHENPQIRELLPVLATAAGEVGHWAIRNRGTLGGSLSHADPAAELPAAMVALHATLVLESADGAREVPAEEFFLGFLTTDLQSDEIVTAVKVPVPADGVRYGFAEFARRPGDFALAGAYVELANSEGGDDAVTWFGVSGGPERRELKLAASKAERQAQLKDLVEEFDPPEDPAYRKHLATVVAEDAYQQATRGHA, encoded by the coding sequence ATGAAACCGGCTGTTTTTCAGTACCTGCGTCCACAGAGCCTCGAAGAGGCATTGTCGATGCTGCGCGACCATGACGCCAAAGTGCTCGCTGGCGGCCAAAGCCTCATCCCCCTGATGAATTTTCGCCTCAGTCGCCCGGAGACCATCGTTGACATCAGCCACCTGAACGAACTCGCATCGATTTCTGCCGCGGAAGGTACGGTCCGCATCGGCGGCCTCGTCCGCCATCAGGAATTACACGAGAACCCACAAATCCGCGAGCTCCTGCCGGTGCTTGCGACAGCGGCCGGCGAGGTGGGTCACTGGGCAATTCGTAACCGGGGGACACTCGGCGGGTCGTTGTCTCATGCCGATCCCGCTGCCGAACTCCCGGCCGCCATGGTCGCCCTGCATGCAACCCTTGTGCTGGAGAGCGCTGATGGCGCCCGCGAAGTTCCAGCGGAAGAGTTCTTTCTTGGATTCCTCACGACGGATTTGCAGTCCGATGAGATTGTCACCGCTGTCAAGGTTCCGGTCCCAGCAGACGGCGTCCGCTATGGGTTCGCTGAGTTCGCGCGACGCCCGGGAGATTTCGCTCTCGCCGGTGCATACGTCGAACTCGCCAATTCAGAAGGTGGCGATGATGCAGTGACATGGTTTGGCGTGAGCGGCGGCCCCGAGCGCCGGGAACTGAAACTTGCTGCTTCCAAAGCTGAGAGGCAGGCCCAATTGAAGGACTTGGTGGAGGAATTTGACCCACCAGAAGACCCGGCATATCGTAAGCACCTCGCCACAGTTGTGGCAGAAGACGCATACCAGCAAGCGACAAGGGGGCACGCGTAA
- a CDS encoding (2Fe-2S)-binding protein, whose amino-acid sequence MDTQTKQTVQITLRVNGENFTLEVEPRMLLADALRHKLGLTGTHVGCEQGVCGACTVLIDGEPQRSCLMFAVQAQGAEITTIEGVTPEEGMSPLQASFQKHHGLQCGFCTPSMILTSEALLKKNPNPTEADIREALSGNLCRCTGYQFIVDAVQDVAGSDSLNAATASSAKEGE is encoded by the coding sequence ATGGACACACAGACGAAGCAGACGGTGCAAATTACCCTCCGTGTCAATGGTGAGAACTTTACGCTTGAGGTTGAGCCGCGCATGCTGCTCGCTGACGCCCTTCGGCACAAGCTCGGTCTGACTGGCACACACGTCGGCTGCGAACAAGGCGTTTGCGGTGCCTGTACCGTTCTGATTGACGGTGAGCCACAGCGCAGCTGCCTGATGTTTGCGGTGCAGGCACAAGGTGCAGAAATCACGACGATTGAAGGCGTCACGCCCGAGGAAGGCATGAGTCCGTTGCAGGCGTCTTTCCAAAAGCACCACGGCTTGCAATGCGGGTTTTGCACCCCCTCGATGATCCTCACTTCGGAAGCACTGCTGAAGAAAAATCCAAATCCAACGGAAGCAGATATCCGTGAGGCGCTGTCCGGAAATCTCTGCCGCTGCACGGGATATCAGTTTATAGTCGATGCAGTCCAGGATGTTGCCGGAAGCGACAGCTTGAACGCCGCAACCGCGAGCTCCGCTAAGGAGGGAGAATAA